Below is a window of Anaeromyxobacter diazotrophicus DNA.
GGTCCCGCTCATCCTCAAGCTCAACAACTCCGACTCGCTCTCGAAGCTGGGCGGCGCCCCCATCTCCGCGGTGACCGCCTCGGTGAAGGACGCCGTGCGGCTCGGTTGCGTCGCGGTGGGCTACACCATCTACCCGGCGTCCGACGCGCGGAACCTCCAGTACCAGGCGCTCCGCGAGATCACCCTCGAGGCGAAGGAGCACGGCCTGGCGGTGGTGGTGTGGAGCTACCCGCGCGGCTCCGGGGTGTCGAAGGAGGGCGAGACGGCGGTCGACATCGCCGCCTACGCCGCCCAGATCGCGGCGCAGCTCGGGGCGCACGTCATCAAGGTGAAGCCGCCGAAGGACGGGGTGGAGCTCGCCGAGGCCAAGAAGGTGTACGAGAAGCACGCCATCCCGACGAAGACGCTCGCGGAGCGCGTCCGGCACGTCGTGCAGTCCGCCTTCAACGGGCGGCGCATCGTCATCTTCTCGGGCGGCGAGGCGAAGGGCACGGACGAGATCCTGAAGGAGATCCAGGCCATCAAGGAGGGCGGCGGCTTCGGGTCGATCATGGGCCGCAACTCCTTCCAGCGGCCGCGGGGCGAGGCCCTGAAGCTCCTCTCCGACGTGATGGCTATCTACGCCAAGTAGCGGGCGCGCGGGCGGGGCACCGCCCGCGGGCCATTTTGAGCGGCTGCCCGAAAGGGCAGCCGCTCCGCTTTCGCGGCGCTGAGCAGATTCCGACCGCCATGTGGCGAACCGAGCCTGGCGGGCCAGCCCGCGTCTCGTCCCTGCGCGGGAGCCCGCCCGAGCACCGACACGCAACGTCAAACCGTCCCGACGGACCGCGGATTTTCGAGTCGCGGGGGCCTTTTTCCCTTGCCACCCCCGGCGGGCGGGGTTTATACGATTTTACCTTTTGATTCGCGGAAGTGCGCGTTTCGAGCTGGTCGCGCCCGCCGCCGCCGAAGGCCCCGTCACGGGGCCGAGGAAAACCGGAAATGCGCCTCTACCCCAAGGTGATCCCGACCATCGCACGCGAGGTCATCCAGACCTTGATGCAGGACGGTGACGTCGAGATCGAGACCCTGCGCATCTCGGACGCCGAGATGGACATGGCGGCGATCATGAAGGAGTACCTCGCGGCGGAGGAGCGGGTGAACGCCGCCACGCGCGAGGCGCTGGAGCGCCGGGGCTACGACCACTCCCGCTTCAACCAGGTGAAGCGCGAGATGGCGGACGTCCGCGGCTTCAAGATGGGCGACGAGGGGATGGAGTACGTCATCGGGCAGATGATCGAGTTCCTCCTCATCTCGCGCAACGTGGAGGAGGTCTACGCCGAGGACACCTCCCTCCGGAAGAAGATCTTCGGGATCTTCAAGAAGCACCTCGACGTCGACGAGGAGATCGACCGCGAGGCGCGCGCCCGCCTGAAGCACCTCCAGGAGGGCACGAGCGCCTGGGAGGTCGAGTACAACAAGACCGTCGACCTGCTGCGCCGCTCCCGCGGGTTGATTTAACGCCCGCCGCGGGGAGCGCCCGCGCGCCTTCGCCCGCCGTTTTCTTGACCCGCGATAGCGACCGCTTACGCTCTCGGGCGTGAAGCGGACCGCGCTCGCGCTGGCGCACGCCCCGGCCCAGGCCACCCGCCGACCGGAGGGCGCCCTCGATCCGCTGCGGCGCCGGCTCGCGGCCGCGGGCGGCTCCGCGCGCGAGGCGGTCCTCGCCGACCTGCTCGAGGACGATCTCGACGAGACGGCCGCCGCGCTGGCCGCGCTCGACCGGTACCTCGGGATCGTCCGGGCCGAGCTGGGCGCGGCGCGGGCGGACGGCCGGCGCCTGCTCGCGCTGAGCGCCCTCGCCGACCCCGCGCCCGCCGTCGACCGGCTCGACACGACGCTCTCCGCGCTGCGGCGCCGGATGGCCCAGCTGTCGCGCCGCCTGCCGGGCTGACGCTGCGCCGCCGGTGCGGCGCTCCGCAGGCCTGCGCCGTCAGTCGGCCGGGGTCACCTGCGGCGCCGTCACCCGCGCCAGCATGGCGCGCGCCGGGCCCAGGTCGATCTCGCTCACCGCGGCCACCGGGAGGTGCCGCGCGCCGCGGTCGTACCAGAAGTGCACCGGCCGGCGGGGGCCCGCGCCGTCGGCCCGGGTGAGGACGGCGTCCACGCGCACGGTGTCGAAGGTGCCGGCCGCCGACTCCACCTTCTCGCGCCCGGGCGCGACCTCGCCCTCCAGCCGCCAGATGCGGCGGTTGGCGACGAGGTCGAAGCAGAGCCGCGTGCCGGGCTCGAGCCGGACGGCGCGCAGGTAGTAGATGGTGGAGAGGAGGTCCATCACCTCCGCCGCGCGCGGGGCGCTGGTGGTCCCGCGGCGGTCGCCGAGGCGCCACTCCATCAGGATCGGCCCCGGGCGGTCGAGGCGGGTGTCGGTGCTCTTGCGCACCCCGTCCTCGTCCA
It encodes the following:
- a CDS encoding DUF3108 domain-containing protein, with translation MISAALALALAAAGCGLPPVAGQAPFVVGESLAYDLDVMGVVKAGTVTLSVEPPIARGTLLPLRARVRNTSVFAKARRVKGYALSWVDASTLRPQRYRDEVDEDGVRKSTDTRLDRPGPILMEWRLGDRRGTTSAPRAAEVMDLLSTIYYLRAVRLEPGTRLCFDLVANRRIWRLEGEVAPGREKVESAAGTFDTVRVDAVLTRADGAGPRRPVHFWYDRGARHLPVAAVSEIDLGPARAMLARVTAPQVTPAD
- a CDS encoding DUF507 family protein, with the translated sequence MRLYPKVIPTIAREVIQTLMQDGDVEIETLRISDAEMDMAAIMKEYLAAEERVNAATREALERRGYDHSRFNQVKREMADVRGFKMGDEGMEYVIGQMIEFLLISRNVEEVYAEDTSLRKKIFGIFKKHLDVDEEIDREARARLKHLQEGTSAWEVEYNKTVDLLRRSRGLI
- a CDS encoding class I fructose-bisphosphate aldolase codes for the protein MEPKMTERVKQILSWYASDNPGTLTNLARLLMHGKLAGTGKLVILPVDQGFEHGPARSFAPNPDGYDPRYHFQLAIDAGCNAYAAPLGFLEAGAAEFAGQVPLILKLNNSDSLSKLGGAPISAVTASVKDAVRLGCVAVGYTIYPASDARNLQYQALREITLEAKEHGLAVVVWSYPRGSGVSKEGETAVDIAAYAAQIAAQLGAHVIKVKPPKDGVELAEAKKVYEKHAIPTKTLAERVRHVVQSAFNGRRIVIFSGGEAKGTDEILKEIQAIKEGGGFGSIMGRNSFQRPRGEALKLLSDVMAIYAK